The Brevibacillus choshinensis genome includes the window GTGGCGACAGTGCGCTAGTCATTGTCAGACTCCTAGTGGAACAGAGCGCAGAGGATATGGGTGGCAATGTAATGATCCCCATGTTCTGCTGAGCTGTGGCTCCGGTTTTCATCCTGATAGCTACGGTCATACCGGTTTTACAGGAACGAGTATATGGATCGATCCTGTACACGAGTGGGCCGTCATCTTTCTCACCAACGCAGTGCATCTGGGACGCGATCATCAATTGCGGCAGCTGCGGCCAATGATTCACGACGCAGTCACAGCTCATTTATGCAGAGCTTGACTTATAGAGCATGAATCACATCCAGGCACTAGAAAAATGGGGGAGGGTTAGGTATGAAACAGTTTCGTTTTCACGCAGTAGCTTCCGTCTTGCTAGCTGCTGCCATGGCACTTACCGGATGTAGTGGTGGAGGGGATGCGGCAAAGCCCAGTGAGCCAGGGAGCACTCCCAGTGGCAGCCAAGGAGGGGGTACAAAGCAAGTCACACTGTCCATGCATAGCTGGCGCGTGGAAGACACCGAGGGCTACGCCAAGATCATCAAGGCATTTGAGGCAGAGAATCCGAACATCAAGATCGACTTCAAACCATTCAAGGCAACCGAGTACAACACCATTCTAAACACAGCGCTCCAAAGTGACAGTGGTCCCGACATTTTGCAGCTTCGTCCTTATGCCGCGGGCACTGCACTCGCGGGAGCCGGGTATTTGGAGCCGCTCGACAGCTTACCTGGCATCACGAACTTCCCAAAAGATGTCCTCGCAGGAGCCACGGGCAAAGACGGAAAAGTCTACGGAGTGCCGCTTTCGCTCAGTACCACGCAATTCTACTACAACAAGAAAATCTTCGAACAAAACGGCTTGAAAGAGCCAAAGAGCTGGGATGAGCTGATCGCCACCGCCAAAACTCTGAAAGAAAAAGGCATCGTACCGATCTCCTTTGGAGCGAAGGAAGGCTGGCTTCTTTCTCTGAGCCATGGCGTGATTGCACCTGCGAGCTTAAAAGACGGCTACATCGACAAGCTCATGAAGGGCGAAAGCGATCTGAAAAGCCCTGAATTCCTCAAATCCGTCCAGCGCATGCAAGAACTTATCCCTTATTTCCCGGAAAATTATGTAGGACTTGAACTGAATGATATGCGAACGTTGTTTGCTACGGAAAAAACAGCGATGTTTATCAACGGAAGCTTTGAGCTGGAAGGGATCAAGAAGCTGAATCCGGATCTGCAGCTGGATATCTTCCCGATGCCGACGGATGATGGTAAATCGGTCATCACGACATGGGTAGACGGTTCTTACGCCGTGAATGCCAAGTCAAAGCACAAGCAGGAAGCACTGAAGTTCATGGAATTTATGACAACCAAAAAGTTCGCGGAAATGTTCGCCAACGAGTTGAAGATGATCAGTGCCATGCCGGGAGTGCCGCTTCAGGATCCGCTTTTAAATAAAATGGCTGAGCTGTCGCAGTCCAGCTCCACTCCATACTTGATGATCGTCCATTTCTCGGAAGGGAATCCGACGACCAAGAAGACACTGGAGAATTCGCTCCAGGGCATGTACCTAAACAAATTGACGCCGGAACAAGTCGCGGACGAAGTGCAGAAGTCAGCTGCGACCTGGTTTGCACCTTTTAAAAAATAGGCACGCGGGATAGGCGGCGGAGGGAGGGAGCTCCTTTCGCCGCGTCCCTACCATTGGGGGTGGGTACCATCGCAATAGACAGACAAAAGGGGCGAAGAAGCTGGGTGATCCACCTGTTTCCCCTTCCGGCTCTGGTCATTTATGCACTCTTTGTGGTTTATCCGATCTTTTCGGCCTTTACGTACAGCTTGTATGACTGGCAAGGCATCAAGCGCGGCGTATTTGTTGGACTGAAAAACTTTACGACGTTGTTCACCGTCGAGCCATTCAATGAGATGTTTTGGAATGCATTTAGTCACAATCTTCTGTATTTTGTTGTGGAAATGATCGTGCAAAATGGTATTGCCTTCACGTTAGCTTTTTTCATCTATCGAAAGATTCGCGGTGCAGGTTTTTTGAAGGTCGCGTATTTTATACCGCGGTTGCTCTCTGTCATCGTAGTCGGGTTTTTGTGGAAGCTCATTTTTAATCCCAATTACGGCGCGCTGAACACGTTTCTGACCAAGGTAGGCCTGGCAGAATGGGCAAAGCCGTGGCTAGGTGACCCGGATACGGCTCTTCTGGCGATCATCCTCGTCAATTGTTGGTTTGGTGTGGGATTTGCGATGTTGATTTTTTTGGCAGGCCTGCAGTCGATCCCCGAGGAGCTCATTGAAGCGGCGAGACTGGATGGTGCGCGTGGCGTAACGTTACTATGGAAGATCATTCTTCCGTTGTGCATGCCGGCAATCACGATTATGACCATTTTCACATTCATTCAGGCCTTCGAGGCTTTCGAGCTCGTGTATGCCATGCAAGGGTCGATGGGAGAGCCATTTTATTCGACGGATACGTTGGCGGTGTATTTCTACCGGATGGCTTTTAGCAGTGCCGGGGGAGGGGATGTATCAATCGGTCTTGGTTCAGCGCTGGCTGTGGTGCTGTTTCTCATCGTCGCCTCAGTATCAGCCCTCTCTCTCTATTTGATGCGCAAGCGAGAGGTTCAGCATTGATAGCGCTACAGCGTGACACAGTCGCCCAGGTTTTTTGGGAAGGAAGGAGGAATGCGTTTTGAAAACGAGCATAGGCGGCAGAGCGGTACAATACGTAATCGCATACCTTTTTATGCTAGTGGCACTTTATCCGATCGCCTTGATGATTGCCTCCTCGTTTAAAACGAACATGGAAATTTTCGCTAATCCACTCTCGCTACCGAGCTCCTTTCACTTCGAGACATACCAGAAGCTGTGGGAAGCCGTACCTTTTGCTGATTTCTTATGGAACAGCATTTTCGTCAGCGGGATGTCCGTATTGATGATTACCGTTTTTTCTGCAATGGCTGCCTTTTACTTGGCGAGATTTTCTTTCAAATGGACAGCGGCGCTTTACTTCTTTTTTCTCTTGGGGCTGATGATTCCGATCAAGCTGGGGATCGTACCCTTGTTTATCTTGATGAAAAATTTGGGACTTCTCAATTCTCTCTGGTCTCTCATCTTGATTTACACAGCGAGTGGGATTCCCATTGCGGTATTTATTTTAACAGGGTTTTTCCGGACCTTGCCTGTGGAGCTGGAGGAGGCGGCGCGGATCGATGGCTGCAGTAATTTCCAAGTGTTTTGGAGGGTACTGCTGCCCCTGATACGTCCGGCATTGGCTACTGTGGTGATCATCAACTTCATCCATGCCTGGAACGACTTTTTCTTTCCGCTCATTTTCATTCAAAAGGAGACGCTCAAGACGATACCGGTCGGCATGATGGTTCTGTTCGGTGAGTATGAAACGGATTGGAGTCTGCTGTTCGCAGGTCTCACGTTGTCTGCCTTGCCGATGATTGGCGTGTTTTTGCTTGCGTCCAGGCAGTTCATGGAGGGGTTGACAGCTGGTGCAGTCAAATAAGAAACAACAATGGTTTATCGCATTGGACGGAGGAGGGACCAGGACGAGAGCCGCAATATGCAATGCCTCTGGCCGAATCGCTGCTATGTCAGTCGGAGATGCCACCAATCCACTTTCACGACCGTGGGAGGCAGTGGAGAGTACGATTCGTGAGCTCGTTCGGGACGTGATCGATCAGGCAGGTATAGAGAACGCATTGGTATCTGCGCTCTATCTCGGGCTCGCTGGTGCAGATCGCCCTGAAATCAAAGATCGCCTTCGGGAAGCCTTTACAGATGAATGGGGAGAGCGGCTGTTGCTCGATAACGATGCTGTCTCTGCTCTGTACGCAGGTACATGGGGCGGACCGGGGATTGTCTTGATCGGAGGAACTGGCTCGATTGCCTATACCGTAACAGCCGATGAACAAAGGCAGCGCACGGGTGGATGGGGCTATTTAATAGGCGATGAGGGCAGTGGTTTTGACATCGGGCGAAGAGCAGCTGCAGCAGTCATGCAAGCAGCAGATGGTCGAGGGAAGCCAACAGCTTTGACAGACCTGTACCTGGCGCATTTTGGAGTGAACCGTCCCGAGGAGCTGATTGCCCGCATCTACGGGGGAATCAATCCGCGCAAGGAGTTGGCTGATACGAGCACGTTGGTGGAAAAAGCAGCAGGCCTCGGGGATGAGGTCTCTACACAGCTCATCGCACATGCCGCAGATGATTTAGTGGAGCTTGCTTCTGCCAGTCTGAGAAAAGTAGGGAGTCCATTGCCGGTTGTATTGGCAGGTGGATTGCTTACAGCAGATACGATGCTCCGGCGTGAGGTGCTGCGACGGGCCTGGTTTGCCGTGAAGATTCCGACTGTTGCTCCGGTCATTGGCGCTTTGGTAGCAGCCATGAGGAGGACTGGAAGGCATATAGACGCTGAGATTGCGTCCCGGCTCGAGCAGAGTGGAACCGTAAGAAAAAAGGAGTGAGGTCTGTGGGAGAGAACTTGCATCAGCTCCAGACAGAAATGCGAAATGCCGCAAGCGAGCAACTGGACCAGATGTCTGCGCTAGAAATTGTGACTCTGATGAATCAGGAGGATCAAAAGGTGGCACAGGCCGTGGAGCAAGTGCTGCCTGAGATCGCACAGGCAGTCGAGCTGATTGCAGAAGCGCTGGAAAAAGGGAGGCGCCTGTTTTACGTCGGTGCCGGTACAAGTGGCAGGCTGGGTGTATTGGACGCGGCCGAATGTCCACCCACGTTTGGAACCGATCCCGCACAGGTGCGCGGAATCATTGCAGGCGGGAGCAAAGCATTGACTGTCGCAGTGGAAGGCGCTGAGGATTCGCTGACTTTGGGACCAGATGACGTGCGAGAAGCAGGAGTACAGGCAGGAGATGTCGTCGTCGGGATCGCCGCGAGTGGCCGAACCCCTTATGTCATCGGTGCGTTGGCCGAAGCCAAGATACGCCAAGCGGTAACGATTTCACTCGCATGCAACCCAGGATCGGAAATCAATCAAGGGGTGGATGTGTGCATCAATCTGGCTGTTGGTCCGGAAGTTGTGACGGGCTCTACCCGATTAAAGGCGGGAACTGCAACAAAAATGGTCTTGAACATGCTGACAACGGCGAGCATGGTTCGAGTGGGAAAGGTATATGGCAACTGGATGGTCAACGTCCAAGCGACCAACAACAAGCTGCGGGAGCGGGCCAAGCAGATCGTGATGCAAGTAACCGGAATCGAATATCCGGAAGCAGAGACATTGATCGCGGAGGCGACAGGAGACGTGAAGCTGGCGATCGTGATGCAACTGACAGGCTTGCCAAGAGCCGCTGCAGAGGAAAGATTGCAGTGTGCAGGTCAAAAAGTACGCCAGGCGATTGAACATGACCAGGAAGAGAAAAGCCAGTCCTAGCAAATCGAGCCACCTATATCGAGCAAAAATACTAGATGCATCAAGCCTTTTTGCAGTATGATTGGCAACATGGTTGTCAACCAGGGACTGGCAAAAAGGAAGTGGATAAAGGTGGCTTCATTGGTATCGGCAGAAGCGCAGCTATCTGCCAGGAAGAAAATCAGTCTGATCCTGTCATTGGCGGTTCCCGCTATGCTCGAACAGATCTTGCATACGCTGGTCGGCTTTGTCGACCTGTTTTTTGTGTCTAATCTGGGTGCAACGGCCATTGCTGCAGTCGGCGTGGCGAATGCGATGATTCTCGTTTTTATGGCGATTTTTATGGCAGTAGGTGTCTCCGCTTCCTCCTACATCACGCAAAGCATCGGCGCAGGAAAACCTGAAGCGGCAGCTGCCTATGCCCGTCAAGCCGTGGTGCTGTCAGCGGGACTCGGTATCGTGTGTGGGATCATCGTGCTCCTCTTTGCAGAGCCGATTCTTCGCATGATGGGCGCAGAGCCACAGGTATTGGGAGAAGCGGTGGTCTACTTTCGGATTGTGGGTGGCCCCGCGATCTTCCTTGCCCTGATGGTGACGCTTGGGAGTATTTTGCGTTCGACCGGTGACACTCGTACTCCGATGAAAGTCAGCCTGTATATTAATCTCGTTCACATCGCATTGGATTACGTGTTCATCTTTGGACTCGGTTCCTTTGGTGGATGGGGCGTAGCAGGGGCTGCTTGGGCGACGGCATTGGTACGTATATTAGGATCGATTGCCCTTTTTGTTGCCGTGCATCGGTCTTCTCTAGCTATTTGGAATGATTTTTCCTGGCGAGAAACATGTGGGGGTCCAGCCAAGGAGATTATCCAGCGATCCTTACCGGTCATCGCAGAGAAAATGATTATGCGCTTTGGCGTTTTGGTATACTACGGAGCCATTATTCGAATGGGGACACAGGCGTATGCCGCCCACATGATTGCGTCTAATTTGGAATCACTGATGATTCTGGCGGGGGCTGGCTTTGAAGTGGCTGCTACTGTACTGGTGGGACAGTATTGGGGGGCAAAGCGCTCGCGTGATGCATATTCCTTCGGGATGCTGTGCACGTGGCTGGGTCTGGGACTCATGTCGATTTTCGGGCTGGCCTTGTATCTTTGTGCTCCGATGATTGCAGGAATCTTTACCCAGGATGCTGCCATCATCGAATACGTGGTCATTGCGTTGACGTTTATGGCCTTGTATCAACCACCATTGGCATTGCTGGTCGTATTGAGGGGAGCTTTGCAGGGGGCAGGAGATACGAAAGCGCCGATGTACGCTACGGCAGTCGGCATGTGGCTGGTCAGAATGGTCGGTGTGTACCTCTTTGGTTTTCAGATGGGAATGGGGCTCGCTGGTGTGTGGCTCTCGATCTTTTGTGATGTGCTCATCCGAGGAATCTTTCTTCTCTATCTGTATCGGAAAAGATTCCTGCACATTTCACGCGCGGAAGGGATGGAAACAACAGAACGAATAGGGTAATATTGGTTATGAATCGCATTTTTGAGAACGGGTAAAGGCTATTTCCGCCATGAGGAGTAGCCGTTTTCTTGTCCCAGGAGGGGGATTCGATGAAAGACTTGTTGGATAGTGGTATCAGGAGCGGTCTTTTCTATCGCTCCTTCTTTGACCAACTGGGCCAAGCTGCTTTTCTGCTAGACAGGTCAGGTACGGTATTTACGGGAAATCCAGCATGCGAGGAACTGCTAGGATTTGCTCCTGAGGAGTGGGCTGGAATTCCGTTCTGGTTGCTGGCTGTCCCGGAAGAGCGGGAGATGGTGAGATTGCAGACGCAATTTGCCATGGAGGGTAATCCCAAGCCCTTTTGCACCTCGTTGGCACACAATGACGATTATTCGGTTCCCGTACATATTACGT containing:
- a CDS encoding ABC transporter substrate-binding protein — protein: MKQFRFHAVASVLLAAAMALTGCSGGGDAAKPSEPGSTPSGSQGGGTKQVTLSMHSWRVEDTEGYAKIIKAFEAENPNIKIDFKPFKATEYNTILNTALQSDSGPDILQLRPYAAGTALAGAGYLEPLDSLPGITNFPKDVLAGATGKDGKVYGVPLSLSTTQFYYNKKIFEQNGLKEPKSWDELIATAKTLKEKGIVPISFGAKEGWLLSLSHGVIAPASLKDGYIDKLMKGESDLKSPEFLKSVQRMQELIPYFPENYVGLELNDMRTLFATEKTAMFINGSFELEGIKKLNPDLQLDIFPMPTDDGKSVITTWVDGSYAVNAKSKHKQEALKFMEFMTTKKFAEMFANELKMISAMPGVPLQDPLLNKMAELSQSSSTPYLMIVHFSEGNPTTKKTLENSLQGMYLNKLTPEQVADEVQKSAATWFAPFKK
- a CDS encoding carbohydrate ABC transporter permease produces the protein MGVGTIAIDRQKGRRSWVIHLFPLPALVIYALFVVYPIFSAFTYSLYDWQGIKRGVFVGLKNFTTLFTVEPFNEMFWNAFSHNLLYFVVEMIVQNGIAFTLAFFIYRKIRGAGFLKVAYFIPRLLSVIVVGFLWKLIFNPNYGALNTFLTKVGLAEWAKPWLGDPDTALLAIILVNCWFGVGFAMLIFLAGLQSIPEELIEAARLDGARGVTLLWKIILPLCMPAITIMTIFTFIQAFEAFELVYAMQGSMGEPFYSTDTLAVYFYRMAFSSAGGGDVSIGLGSALAVVLFLIVASVSALSLYLMRKREVQH
- a CDS encoding carbohydrate ABC transporter permease, with the translated sequence MKTSIGGRAVQYVIAYLFMLVALYPIALMIASSFKTNMEIFANPLSLPSSFHFETYQKLWEAVPFADFLWNSIFVSGMSVLMITVFSAMAAFYLARFSFKWTAALYFFFLLGLMIPIKLGIVPLFILMKNLGLLNSLWSLILIYTASGIPIAVFILTGFFRTLPVELEEAARIDGCSNFQVFWRVLLPLIRPALATVVIINFIHAWNDFFFPLIFIQKETLKTIPVGMMVLFGEYETDWSLLFAGLTLSALPMIGVFLLASRQFMEGLTAGAVK
- a CDS encoding N-acetylglucosamine kinase — its product is MQSNKKQQWFIALDGGGTRTRAAICNASGRIAAMSVGDATNPLSRPWEAVESTIRELVRDVIDQAGIENALVSALYLGLAGADRPEIKDRLREAFTDEWGERLLLDNDAVSALYAGTWGGPGIVLIGGTGSIAYTVTADEQRQRTGGWGYLIGDEGSGFDIGRRAAAAVMQAADGRGKPTALTDLYLAHFGVNRPEELIARIYGGINPRKELADTSTLVEKAAGLGDEVSTQLIAHAADDLVELASASLRKVGSPLPVVLAGGLLTADTMLRREVLRRAWFAVKIPTVAPVIGALVAAMRRTGRHIDAEIASRLEQSGTVRKKE
- the murQ gene encoding N-acetylmuramic acid 6-phosphate etherase; this translates as MGENLHQLQTEMRNAASEQLDQMSALEIVTLMNQEDQKVAQAVEQVLPEIAQAVELIAEALEKGRRLFYVGAGTSGRLGVLDAAECPPTFGTDPAQVRGIIAGGSKALTVAVEGAEDSLTLGPDDVREAGVQAGDVVVGIAASGRTPYVIGALAEAKIRQAVTISLACNPGSEINQGVDVCINLAVGPEVVTGSTRLKAGTATKMVLNMLTTASMVRVGKVYGNWMVNVQATNNKLRERAKQIVMQVTGIEYPEAETLIAEATGDVKLAIVMQLTGLPRAAAEERLQCAGQKVRQAIEHDQEEKSQS
- a CDS encoding MATE family efflux transporter → MASLVSAEAQLSARKKISLILSLAVPAMLEQILHTLVGFVDLFFVSNLGATAIAAVGVANAMILVFMAIFMAVGVSASSYITQSIGAGKPEAAAAYARQAVVLSAGLGIVCGIIVLLFAEPILRMMGAEPQVLGEAVVYFRIVGGPAIFLALMVTLGSILRSTGDTRTPMKVSLYINLVHIALDYVFIFGLGSFGGWGVAGAAWATALVRILGSIALFVAVHRSSLAIWNDFSWRETCGGPAKEIIQRSLPVIAEKMIMRFGVLVYYGAIIRMGTQAYAAHMIASNLESLMILAGAGFEVAATVLVGQYWGAKRSRDAYSFGMLCTWLGLGLMSIFGLALYLCAPMIAGIFTQDAAIIEYVVIALTFMALYQPPLALLVVLRGALQGAGDTKAPMYATAVGMWLVRMVGVYLFGFQMGMGLAGVWLSIFCDVLIRGIFLLYLYRKRFLHISRAEGMETTERIG